The DNA sequence TAATCGTAACGTTGCTGAGCTTGATGTTTGTCTACCTGACGATGTTTTTAACACAGTTGAAAATGATGAAGAGTTTGCTTTGCGTGTTGTGCCATCTGATTCACTGCAGACTCTAAAAGTTAGAGGAGGATTGGGTCTACGCATGCCCTATACTATTGGCTCTTTTAAGAACCTGAAAACGTTTTGGCTTTGGATATATGATCCAGATAAGGAACTTCTGGCGAAGTTGTTCTGTAGTCTTCCTCAACTTGAAACATTGTTTATTGatgcttatttttcaaagaTCGTGAAAGGGGATACGAACATGTGCATTAATATCATTGCACCTGCTTTAAAGTGGTTAAACTTGTCTATTGACCAAGAAGATTATTATGATGTTGATCTTAAGGTACTGATTGATACCCCAATGCTGGAAGATATCATTCTTGAAGATGGCTATCTAGCCGCCTACTTGGTCATGAGCGGGCCTTCCCTTGTTACCGCAACATTGGATGTGGGGATGGATTATTATCATCTAATTAATACTCATCGTGACAACCGTTATGTTCGCGCAGTCGAGCTTCTTAGAGGACTTTCTAATGTCAAGTCGCTTGAAATTAACTATAGTGCTTCAGCTGTGAGTGAACATTGCTTTTAGTCACCAATTACTATTACATTTATTTCAACAGAATTCCAATTTTACTTCTGTTGGTGTTTTTCACCTCTGAAATATTGGTTTTGCTTTGGGTTGCAGGCACTGGATCGGGCTTTTCAAGACCGACTCCCCATATTAAACAATCTAACCTGCTTGAATTTGGATGATCTGCCTCTTACTGGCTTATCACTAATACCAAGGTTTCTTGAAAGTGCAccaaatttaaaagaaattgcCGTAACAATACAGGTGATTTACcaaacatatttcatatatgattatttatgtATGTGATATAAGTAAGTTCTTTAAAAACTTgcctaatttttatctatttgtCACTAGCCCCAAGTTAAATCTATTATGGGGTGGTCCTGGAAGTCGCCAACTGCATTGCCTACTAGCTTGTTACATCTGGAAGAAATTGAGATCCAAGGAGCCAAGATTATTGAAAGTGATCCCAGTTTTTCTGTTATGGTGAATTACATAGGTCAGAATGCGAAAGTCCTAAAGAAATTTATAATTGATGAAGATAGATTGGTTTAGTGTGGTGTTATCATGTTACTAGAGAGTCTCTTTGGTTCTTGTCCTGGAACTTAGTAGTATCCCCCTTTTTTTTGTTGCCCGGTAGGTCTTGTGCATTTGGTTCTTTCATTGCCCTCTCCGGGATTGTTGCAGCTGAACATATATGTTCAGAGACTTTACTAttcatatattatgtttttcgaACAGTTggaattttgttattttcattgTGGATTTTTTTTATCCTGTTACCAGATAATTTTGATCAAATGTCCAATACAAATTATCCCGGAAATGTGGTACTTGTAGCACAACAGATTTAAGTAAGATTTTGTGTTTCATTGTATGCATCATAtatgtgttgtgtgtgtgtgtgtgcatggCTGCGTGCTTTACCTGTGCTAAAATTATTCATCGAGTAGTTTATCCTTTTCCAGATCTTTCAACTTTTCTTTCCAAACCCGTCCTGCAATTGCATTTAGCTGATCTAGCTCGTACAAGCTTTGTGtttattagattattttatttcataaacTTTGAACTCTTTGAAATGCAAGGTGATTATTTAGGCTCAACATTTACCGTCTTTCATTTGATTTAATTTCCACATATAGCATCGATCCACTTTGCATCGCACTTAGAGTCTTGCATGTCGCCTAGGATATTGCCAACTATCTTGTCACATCTTGAAAAATTTGGAATACGAAGAGCCGAGATAATTGAGCTTCAACCCATTTTATGTCACTGTGAGTTAAATAGTTAAGAATGTGAAAGTCATTTTGTTGTTGGCCAACAGAACCCACACATATTGTACTTCTATTTACATTTCCAGGATTGTTGCAGCTGCATATATATTGTAAGATTATGTTTTTAAAGTGCAGGGTTTAGCCTTGCAACATAATTTACAGATCGAATGTCCAGTATTCAGTATCCTGGATTATGGTCAATATTGGTAGCGCAACAAAATTTAGTTTAGAGTTTATTTTCGAATCTGTATAAACAAGTTTGATTCTTTTGTTTCATCAAAAGCAAAAAGTCATGACAAAAATAGATTACTCATTGTTTTGTTAAGAGTTTGAGTTATTCCTACGATCCTTGGTCTGGGCTTCCAGAGAGTAGGAATGTATGACATGTTACACATATATTAGTAAAATTAGCCAAGTAGAAATATCAGAAGTCAGGGAAATATATTTACCTTCACTATTGCCATTAACTGTTGTTGTCTCTTAGATCGTATCAGTTATACCTTCTGTTTCTTGTCACTTGAATCGTGTCCATTATGCCTTTCATATCTATAATTCACGGTCTCTGCGAGAGTGGTCGTACTCCTGTGGTCGTTATGTTGTTCAGGAGTTGCGAGCCCTATACAGTAACTTACAACACAATTATTGATTGTTTGTGTAAACATAGATTAGTTGATCAAGCAATGCTCGTTAATCTAAGGTCTATGCGATTTTAAGAAATGAAAGGATATCATTCAACTGATAACAGAGATGGGTATGGAAAATATCTATCCGGATGTCTATATATTGATTGAGGCCTATGCCAAactagaaaaaataaaagatgcGGAGTATTTCATTGAGTTTATGATATAAAAAGGCCAACATTCTTCTTGAGTCACCTACAGTTTACTTATGGGTGGATACTGCTTGCAGGGAGAAGTTGATAAAGCCATTACCAGTACTCAAACCATGACGTGAAGGGAAATATTGCAGAACACTACCAGCTACAGAATCTTGATCAATGGTTATTGTAAAAAACTGAAAGTGGAAAGAACACTGGAGTTAATTTCAACATATGCCCCACGAAGGTTCACGCTGACTCTTCAGGACTTACTACTGCAaggtttttttaatattttttaagtagACGACGTTAAACCAAGGACTCCAATTGGACAAAGTGGCATGTGGTATCCTGTTATCATATCAAAAAATTGCAGAGAAGTGAAATAAGAAACACAGCTGAAAGTTTGTCACTACTCACTACTGTTTGCTACCTTCGACAATGCTGCAGAGCTGGAAGGCCTCATTCTCCCTGTttggtaatatatatatatatatatatatatatatatatatatatatatatatatatgaatgctGTTGATACGAGGGAGGTAACC is a window from the Daucus carota subsp. sativus chromosome 8, DH1 v3.0, whole genome shotgun sequence genome containing:
- the LOC108197991 gene encoding F-box/LRR-repeat protein At4g14103 isoform X1, coding for MLRVCQLLLSTSLCITGDRRDSEIQSYITTTGNMRKHVDIISTLPDDLLCCIISLLPSKDAIGTSILSKRWKNLMDFVPVLNLTCRIPTPGFINTLDKLFSSTSSSSNLQKLRLQISGCHWYIVLNHVNSWIRSAINRNVAELDVCLPDDVFNTVENDEEFALRVVPSDSLQTLKVRGGLGLRMPYTIGSFKNLKTFWLWIYDPDKELLAKLFCSLPQLETLFIDAYFSKIVKGDTNMCINIIAPALKWLNLSIDQEDYYDVDLKVLIDTPMLEDIILEDGYLAAYLVMSGPSLVTATLDVGMDYYHLINTHRDNRYVRAVELLRGLSNVKSLEINYSASAALDRAFQDRLPILNNLTCLNLDDLPLTGLSLIPRFLESAPNLKEIAVTIQPQVKSIMGWSWKSPTALPTSLLHLEEIEIQGAKIIESDPSFSVMVNYIGRS
- the LOC108197991 gene encoding F-box/LRR-repeat protein At4g14103 isoform X2, with amino-acid sequence MRKHVDIISTLPDDLLCCIISLLPSKDAIGTSILSKRWKNLMDFVPVLNLTCRIPTPGFINTLDKLFSSTSSSSNLQKLRLQISGCHWYIVLNHVNSWIRSAINRNVAELDVCLPDDVFNTVENDEEFALRVVPSDSLQTLKVRGGLGLRMPYTIGSFKNLKTFWLWIYDPDKELLAKLFCSLPQLETLFIDAYFSKIVKGDTNMCINIIAPALKWLNLSIDQEDYYDVDLKVLIDTPMLEDIILEDGYLAAYLVMSGPSLVTATLDVGMDYYHLINTHRDNRYVRAVELLRGLSNVKSLEINYSASAALDRAFQDRLPILNNLTCLNLDDLPLTGLSLIPRFLESAPNLKEIAVTIQPQVKSIMGWSWKSPTALPTSLLHLEEIEIQGAKIIESDPSFSVMVNYIGRS